From Mobula birostris isolate sMobBir1 chromosome 8, sMobBir1.hap1, whole genome shotgun sequence, the proteins below share one genomic window:
- the LOC140201817 gene encoding phospholipid phosphatase 5-like, which yields MRKSGIASLVCELALRLFLFGIFLISETMTPFHRIIHPEEMWLYKHPRSERDTVPTWHMFAISFLTPLMAILLMKVLNRTEGGDVKEGFLAASMGLVLNGVITNTVKLVIGRPRPDYFYRCFPDGVVTEDMQCTGDPAAILEGRKSFPSGHSSFAFAGLGFTAFYLGGKLHCFASGGRGKGWRLCVMLMPLYVAAVVALSRVCDYKHHWQDVLCGSLIGLTLAYTCYRQHYPCLSDPECHKPYSKTKLSATQERKLANPGFKLDV from the exons ATGAGGAAGAGTGGGATAGCGAGTCTGGTCTGTGAGCTTGCACTAAGATTGTTCCTGTTTGGGATATTCCT GATTTCTGAGACAATGACTCCATTCCACCGAATTATCCATCCAGAGGAGATGTGGCTGTACAAACACCCTCGGAGTGAGAGGGACACAGTTCCTACTTGGCACATGTTT GCCATTTCCTTCTTGACACCATTGATGGCAATACTCCTGATGAAGGTGCTGAATAGAACAGAAGGTGGCGACGTGAAGGAAGGCTTTTTGG CGGCATCTATGGGCCTGGTTTTGAATGGAGTGATCACAAACACTGTTAAACTGGTGATTGGAAG GCCTCGGCCAGATTACTTCTATCGTTGTTTTCCGGACGGAGTGGTGACAGAGGACATGCAGTGCACAGGCGACCCTGCTGCAATACTGGAGGGGAGGAAGAGTTTCCCCAGTGGCCATTCTTCAT TTGCTTTTGCTGGCCTTGGTTTCACTGCCTTCTACTTGGGAGGAAAGCTCCACTGCTTTGCGTCAGGGGGACGAGGAAAAGGATGGAGGCTGTGTGTGATGCTAATGCCACTCTACGTTGCAGCCGTTGTTGCCCTATCACGTGTCTGCGACTACAAGCACCACTGGCAAG ATGTGCTGTGTGGCTCCCTGATCGGATTAACTCTAGCCTACACCTGCTACCGTCAGCACTATCCGTGTCTGTCAGACCCTGAATGCCACAAACCTTATTCAAAGACCAAACTCTCAGCCACACAAGAGCGCAAGCTTGCAAACCCTGGTTTCAAGCTGGATGTATAG